Proteins encoded together in one Mus musculus strain C57BL/6J chromosome 16, GRCm38.p6 C57BL/6J window:
- the Ranbp1 gene encoding ran-specific GTPase-activating protein, whose protein sequence is MAAAKDSHEDHDTSTENADESNHDPQFEPIVSLPEQEIKTLEEDEEELFKMRAKLFRFASENDLPEWKERGTGDVKLLKHKEKGTIRLLMRRDKTLKICANHYITPMMELKPNAGSDRAWVWNTHADFADECPKPELLAIRFLNAENAQKFKTKFEECRKEIEEREKKGPGKNDNAEKVAEKLEALSVREAREEAEEKSEEKQ, encoded by the exons ATGGCGGCCGCCAAG GACAGTCACGAGGACCATGATACTTCCACAGAGAATGCAGATGAGTCCAACCACGACCCCCAGTTCGAGCCAATAGTTTCTCTTCCCGAGCAAGAAATTAAAACgctggaggaagatgaagaggaactTTTTAAGAT GCGTGCAAAGCTGTTCCGGTTTGCTTCAGAGAATGACCTCCCAGAATGGAAGGAGCGAGGCACTGGAGATGTCAAGCTTCTGAAGCACAAGGAGAAAGGGACCATCCGCCTTCTTATGAGGAGGGacaaaaccttgaagatatgcgCCAACCACTATA TTACACCAATGATGGAGCTGAAGCCGAATGCTGGCAGTGACCGAGCCTGGGTCTGGAATACCCACGCCGACTTTGCTGACGAGTGCCCCAAGCCTGAGCTGCTCGCCATCCGCTTCCTAAATGCTGAGA ATGCACAAAAGTTCAAAACAAAGTTTGAAGAATgcaggaaagaaattgaagagagagaaaagaaag GACCAGGCAAAAATGATAATGCCGAAAAGGTGGCCGAGAAGCTGGAAGCCCTTTCAGTGAGGGAGGCCAGAGAGGAGGCTGAAGAGAAGTCTGAGGAGAAACAATGA
- the Zdhhc8 gene encoding probable palmitoyltransferase ZDHHC8 isoform X2 — MPRSPGTRLKPAKYIPVATAAALLVGSSTLFFVFTCPWLTRAVSPAIPVYNGILFLFVLANFSMATFMDPGVFPRADEDEDKEDDFRAPLYKNVDVRGIQVRMKWCATCHFYRPPRCSHCSVCDNCVEDFDHHCPWVNNCIGRRNYRYFFLFLLSLSAHMVGVVAFGLLYVLNHSEGLGAAHTTITPAWLSCVWLAFSSFLSSASLAFTWYWSRGAAPPMSRYVVEPPRMPLSVSLKPPFLRPELLERAVPLKVKLSDNGLKAGRSKSKGSLDQLDEKPLDLGPPLPPKIEAGTFGRDLKTPRPGSAESALSVQRTSPPTPAMYKFRPAFSTGPKTPFCGPNEQVPGPDSLTLADDSTHSLDFVSEPSLDLPDHGPGGLRPPYPPSPPLNTTDAFSGALRSLSLKAASRRGGDHMTLQPLRSEGGPPTPHRSLFAPHALPNRNGSLSYDSLLNPGSPSGHACPTHPSVGIASYHSPYLHPGPSDPPRPPPRSFSPVLGPRPREPSPVRYDNLSRTIMASIQERKDREERERLLRSQTDSLFGDSGVYDTPSSYSLQQASVLTEGPRGSVLRYGSRDDLVAGPGFGGARNPALQTSLSSLSSSMSRAPRTSSSSLQADQANNNAPGPRPGSGSHRSPARQGLPSPPGTPRSPSYTGSKAVAFIHTDLPDRQPSLAMQRGRIGSCSRGWGWRGTPRGTPGLHLCHLGHPEDHPPLRAPWSVAAGAAPRGTICRLHSAASSLFPSLSGP, encoded by the exons ATGCCCCGCAGCCCCGGGACGCGCCTCAAACCCGCCAAGTACATCCCGGTGGCCACGGCCGCCGCGCTGTTGGTTGGTTCCAGCACACTCTTCTTCGTATTCAC GTGCCCATGGTTGACAAGAGCTGTGTCTCCAGCTATTCCTGTCTACAATggcatcctcttcctctttgtcctGGCCAACTTCAGTATGGCTACCTTCATGGACCCTGGAGTCTTCCCCCGAG CggacgaggacgaggacaagGAGGATGACTTCCGGGCCCCACTGTACAAGAATGTGGATGTGCGGGGCATCCAGGTCCGCATGAAGTGGTGTGCAACGTGCCACTTTTACCGTCCACCGCGCTGCTCACACTGCAGTGTCTGTGACAACTGTGTGGAG GACTTTGACCATCACTGCCCCTGGGTCAACAACTGCATTGGACGCCGCAACTACCGTTActtcttcctgttcctgctgtcacTCAGCGCGCACATGGTGGGGGTGGTGGCCTTCGGCCTGCTCTATGTGCTCAATCACTCGGAGGGGCTGGGAGCCGCCCACACCACCATCAC GCCAGCATGGCTGTCATGTGTGTGGCTGGCCTTTTCTTCATTCCTGTCATCGGCCTCACTGGCTTTCACGTGGTACTGGTCACGCGGGGCCGCACCACCAATGAGCAG GTATGTGGTGGAACCCCCCAGGATGCCGCTCTCAGTGAGCCTCAAGCCACCCTTCCTGAGACCTGAGCTCCTGGAACGAGCTGTGCCCCTCAAGGTCAAACTTAGCGACAATGGGCTGAAAGCTGGCCGCAGCAAG TCCAAGGGCAGTCTAGACCAGCTGGATGAGAAACCTCTGGACCTGGGACCTCCACTGCCCCCCAAGATAGAGGCTGGTACCTTTGGAAGAGATCTGAAGACCCCAAGACCTGGCAGTGCTG AGAGTGCCCTATCAGTACAGAGGACCAGCCCCCCAACACCTGCCATGTATAAGTTCCGGCCAGCCTTCTCCACTGGTCCCAAGACACCCTTTTGTGGACCTAATGAGCAG GTCCCAGGTCCTGACTCCCTTACTCTGGCAGATGACAGCACCCACAGTCTAGACTTTGTGTCTGAGCCCAGCCTGGATCTCCCAGACCACGGGCCGGGTGGTCTGCGTCCTCCCTACccgccctccccacccctcaacACCACTGATGCCTTCTCAGGTGCCTTGCGCTCCCTGAGTCTCAAGGCTGCCAGTCGGAGGGGTGGGGACCACATGACCTTACAGCCACTGCGCTCTGAAGGTGGGCCCCCTACACCTCACCGTAGTCTCTTTGCTCCTCATGCACTGCCCAATCGAAATGGCAGCCTGTCATATGACAGCCTACTTAACCCTGGCTCACCCAGTGGCCACGCATGCCCCACACACCCCTCTGTTGGTATAGCCAGCTACCATTCACCCTACCTGCACCCTGGGCCATCAGATCCACCGCGGCCCCCACCCCGCAGCTTCAGCCCTGTGCTGGGTCCCCGGCCTAGGGAACCCTCTCCTGTGCGCTATGACAACCTGTCTCGGACCATCATGGCCTCTATCCAGGAGCGCAAGGACAGGGAAGAGCGTGAACGGCTGCTGCGCTCCCAGACTGACTCACTCTTTGGCGACTCTGGTGTCTATGATACACCCAGCTCCTACAGCCTGCAACAGGCCAGTGTGTTAACGGAAGGCCCCCGTGGCTCTGTCCTGCGTTACGGCTCCAGGGATGACCTCGTGGCCGGGCCTGGCTTTGGTGGTGCCCGCAATCCTGCCCTGCAGACGTCATTGTCCTCGCTGTCCAGCTCCATGAGTCGGGCACCTCGGACATCTTCCTCCTCCCTGCAGGCTGACCAGGCCAACAACAATGCCCCAGGACCCCGGCCTGGCAGTGGTTCACATAGGTCACCTGCCCGTCAGGGCCTGCCTTCCCCACCAGGCACCCCCCGATCGCCCTCCTACACGGGCTCCAAGGCCGTCGCCTTCATCCACACAGACCTCCCGGACCGGCAGCCCTCACTGGCTATGCAGAG GGGGCGCATTGGCAGCTGTAGCCGTGGATGGGGGTGGCGTGGTACGCCTAGGGGGACTCCTGGCCTCCACCTATGCCACCTTGGCCACCCTGAGGATCACCCGCCGCTGCGGGCCCCCTGGAGCGTGGCTGCTGGGGCAGCCCCCCGTGGGACCATTTGTCGGCTACATTCTGCTGCATCCAGCCTTTTCCCCAGCCTCTCAGGTCCCTAA
- the Zdhhc8 gene encoding probable palmitoyltransferase ZDHHC8 isoform 1 (isoform 1 is encoded by transcript variant 1) — protein sequence MPRSPGTRLKPAKYIPVATAAALLVGSSTLFFVFTCPWLTRAVSPAIPVYNGILFLFVLANFSMATFMDPGVFPRADEDEDKEDDFRAPLYKNVDVRGIQVRMKWCATCHFYRPPRCSHCSVCDNCVEDFDHHCPWVNNCIGRRNYRYFFLFLLSLSAHMVGVVAFGLLYVLNHSEGLGAAHTTITMAVMCVAGLFFIPVIGLTGFHVVLVTRGRTTNEQVTGKFRGGVNPFTRGCYGNVEHVLCSPLAPRYVVEPPRMPLSVSLKPPFLRPELLERAVPLKVKLSDNGLKAGRSKSKGSLDQLDEKPLDLGPPLPPKIEAGTFGRDLKTPRPGSAESALSVQRTSPPTPAMYKFRPAFSTGPKTPFCGPNEQVPGPDSLTLADDSTHSLDFVSEPSLDLPDHGPGGLRPPYPPSPPLNTTDAFSGALRSLSLKAASRRGGDHMTLQPLRSEGGPPTPHRSLFAPHALPNRNGSLSYDSLLNPGSPSGHACPTHPSVGIASYHSPYLHPGPSDPPRPPPRSFSPVLGPRPREPSPVRYDNLSRTIMASIQERKDREERERLLRSQTDSLFGDSGVYDTPSSYSLQQASVLTEGPRGSVLRYGSRDDLVAGPGFGGARNPALQTSLSSLSSSMSRAPRTSSSSLQADQANNNAPGPRPGSGSHRSPARQGLPSPPGTPRSPSYTGSKAVAFIHTDLPDRQPSLAMQRDHPQLKTPPSKLNGQSPGMARLGPAASPMGPNASPARHTLVKKVSGVGGTTYEISV from the exons ATGCCCCGCAGCCCCGGGACGCGCCTCAAACCCGCCAAGTACATCCCGGTGGCCACGGCCGCCGCGCTGTTGGTTGGTTCCAGCACACTCTTCTTCGTATTCAC GTGCCCATGGTTGACAAGAGCTGTGTCTCCAGCTATTCCTGTCTACAATggcatcctcttcctctttgtcctGGCCAACTTCAGTATGGCTACCTTCATGGACCCTGGAGTCTTCCCCCGAG CggacgaggacgaggacaagGAGGATGACTTCCGGGCCCCACTGTACAAGAATGTGGATGTGCGGGGCATCCAGGTCCGCATGAAGTGGTGTGCAACGTGCCACTTTTACCGTCCACCGCGCTGCTCACACTGCAGTGTCTGTGACAACTGTGTGGAG GACTTTGACCATCACTGCCCCTGGGTCAACAACTGCATTGGACGCCGCAACTACCGTTActtcttcctgttcctgctgtcacTCAGCGCGCACATGGTGGGGGTGGTGGCCTTCGGCCTGCTCTATGTGCTCAATCACTCGGAGGGGCTGGGAGCCGCCCACACCACCATCAC CATGGCTGTCATGTGTGTGGCTGGCCTTTTCTTCATTCCTGTCATCGGCCTCACTGGCTTTCACGTGGTACTGGTCACGCGGGGCCGCACCACCAATGAGCAG GTGACTGGGAAGTTCCGCGGGGGTGTGAATCCCTTCACCCGAGGCTGCTATGGGAACGTGGAGCACGTGTTATGCAGTCCCCTGGCGCCCCG GTATGTGGTGGAACCCCCCAGGATGCCGCTCTCAGTGAGCCTCAAGCCACCCTTCCTGAGACCTGAGCTCCTGGAACGAGCTGTGCCCCTCAAGGTCAAACTTAGCGACAATGGGCTGAAAGCTGGCCGCAGCAAG TCCAAGGGCAGTCTAGACCAGCTGGATGAGAAACCTCTGGACCTGGGACCTCCACTGCCCCCCAAGATAGAGGCTGGTACCTTTGGAAGAGATCTGAAGACCCCAAGACCTGGCAGTGCTG AGAGTGCCCTATCAGTACAGAGGACCAGCCCCCCAACACCTGCCATGTATAAGTTCCGGCCAGCCTTCTCCACTGGTCCCAAGACACCCTTTTGTGGACCTAATGAGCAG GTCCCAGGTCCTGACTCCCTTACTCTGGCAGATGACAGCACCCACAGTCTAGACTTTGTGTCTGAGCCCAGCCTGGATCTCCCAGACCACGGGCCGGGTGGTCTGCGTCCTCCCTACccgccctccccacccctcaacACCACTGATGCCTTCTCAGGTGCCTTGCGCTCCCTGAGTCTCAAGGCTGCCAGTCGGAGGGGTGGGGACCACATGACCTTACAGCCACTGCGCTCTGAAGGTGGGCCCCCTACACCTCACCGTAGTCTCTTTGCTCCTCATGCACTGCCCAATCGAAATGGCAGCCTGTCATATGACAGCCTACTTAACCCTGGCTCACCCAGTGGCCACGCATGCCCCACACACCCCTCTGTTGGTATAGCCAGCTACCATTCACCCTACCTGCACCCTGGGCCATCAGATCCACCGCGGCCCCCACCCCGCAGCTTCAGCCCTGTGCTGGGTCCCCGGCCTAGGGAACCCTCTCCTGTGCGCTATGACAACCTGTCTCGGACCATCATGGCCTCTATCCAGGAGCGCAAGGACAGGGAAGAGCGTGAACGGCTGCTGCGCTCCCAGACTGACTCACTCTTTGGCGACTCTGGTGTCTATGATACACCCAGCTCCTACAGCCTGCAACAGGCCAGTGTGTTAACGGAAGGCCCCCGTGGCTCTGTCCTGCGTTACGGCTCCAGGGATGACCTCGTGGCCGGGCCTGGCTTTGGTGGTGCCCGCAATCCTGCCCTGCAGACGTCATTGTCCTCGCTGTCCAGCTCCATGAGTCGGGCACCTCGGACATCTTCCTCCTCCCTGCAGGCTGACCAGGCCAACAACAATGCCCCAGGACCCCGGCCTGGCAGTGGTTCACATAGGTCACCTGCCCGTCAGGGCCTGCCTTCCCCACCAGGCACCCCCCGATCGCCCTCCTACACGGGCTCCAAGGCCGTCGCCTTCATCCACACAGACCTCCCGGACCGGCAGCCCTCACTGGCTATGCAGAG GGATCACCCTCAGCTGAAGACCCCCCCAAGTAAGCTTAACGGGCAGTCCCCAGGCATGGCCCGTCTGGGGCCTGCTGCCAGCCCCATGGGGCCCAACGCCAGCCCTGCCCGGCACACGCTGGTTAAGAAGGTGTCCGGCGTGGGTGGGACTACGTATGAAATCTCGGTGTGA
- the Zdhhc8 gene encoding probable palmitoyltransferase ZDHHC8 isoform 2 (isoform 2 is encoded by transcript variant 2) gives MPRSPGTRLKPAKYIPVATAAALLVGSSTLFFVFTCPWLTRAVSPAIPVYNGILFLFVLANFSMATFMDPGVFPRADEDEDKEDDFRAPLYKNVDVRGIQVRMKWCATCHFYRPPRCSHCSVCDNCVEDFDHHCPWVNNCIGRRNYRYFFLFLLSLSAHMVGVVAFGLLYVLNHSEGLGAAHTTITMAVMCVAGLFFIPVIGLTGFHVVLVTRGRTTNEQVTGKFRGGVNPFTRGCYGNVEHVLCSPLAPRYVVEPPRMPLSVSLKPPFLRPELLERAVPLKVKLSDNGLKAGRSKSKGSLDQLDEKPLDLGPPLPPKIEAGTFGRDLKTPRPGSAESALSVQRTSPPTPAMYKFRPAFSTGPKTPFCGPNEQVPGPDSLTLADDSTHSLDFVSEPSLDLPDHGPGGLRPPYPPSPPLNTTDAFSGALRSLSLKAASRRGGDHMTLQPLRSEGGPPTPHRSLFAPHALPNRNGSLSYDSLLNPGSPSGHACPTHPSVGIASYHSPYLHPGPSDPPRPPPRSFSPVLGPRPREPSPVRYDNLSRTIMASIQERKDREERERLLRSQTDSLFGDSGVYDTPSSYSLQQASVLTEGPRGSVLRYGSRDDLVAGPGFGGARNPALQTSLSSLSSSMSRAPRTSSSSLQADQANNNAPGPRPGSGSHRSPARQGLPSPPGTPRSPSYTGSKAVAFIHTDLPDRQPSLAMQRGRIGSCSRGWGWRGTPRGTPGLHLCHLGHPEDHPPLRAPWSVAAGAAPRGTICRLHSAASSLFPSLSGP, from the exons ATGCCCCGCAGCCCCGGGACGCGCCTCAAACCCGCCAAGTACATCCCGGTGGCCACGGCCGCCGCGCTGTTGGTTGGTTCCAGCACACTCTTCTTCGTATTCAC GTGCCCATGGTTGACAAGAGCTGTGTCTCCAGCTATTCCTGTCTACAATggcatcctcttcctctttgtcctGGCCAACTTCAGTATGGCTACCTTCATGGACCCTGGAGTCTTCCCCCGAG CggacgaggacgaggacaagGAGGATGACTTCCGGGCCCCACTGTACAAGAATGTGGATGTGCGGGGCATCCAGGTCCGCATGAAGTGGTGTGCAACGTGCCACTTTTACCGTCCACCGCGCTGCTCACACTGCAGTGTCTGTGACAACTGTGTGGAG GACTTTGACCATCACTGCCCCTGGGTCAACAACTGCATTGGACGCCGCAACTACCGTTActtcttcctgttcctgctgtcacTCAGCGCGCACATGGTGGGGGTGGTGGCCTTCGGCCTGCTCTATGTGCTCAATCACTCGGAGGGGCTGGGAGCCGCCCACACCACCATCAC CATGGCTGTCATGTGTGTGGCTGGCCTTTTCTTCATTCCTGTCATCGGCCTCACTGGCTTTCACGTGGTACTGGTCACGCGGGGCCGCACCACCAATGAGCAG GTGACTGGGAAGTTCCGCGGGGGTGTGAATCCCTTCACCCGAGGCTGCTATGGGAACGTGGAGCACGTGTTATGCAGTCCCCTGGCGCCCCG GTATGTGGTGGAACCCCCCAGGATGCCGCTCTCAGTGAGCCTCAAGCCACCCTTCCTGAGACCTGAGCTCCTGGAACGAGCTGTGCCCCTCAAGGTCAAACTTAGCGACAATGGGCTGAAAGCTGGCCGCAGCAAG TCCAAGGGCAGTCTAGACCAGCTGGATGAGAAACCTCTGGACCTGGGACCTCCACTGCCCCCCAAGATAGAGGCTGGTACCTTTGGAAGAGATCTGAAGACCCCAAGACCTGGCAGTGCTG AGAGTGCCCTATCAGTACAGAGGACCAGCCCCCCAACACCTGCCATGTATAAGTTCCGGCCAGCCTTCTCCACTGGTCCCAAGACACCCTTTTGTGGACCTAATGAGCAG GTCCCAGGTCCTGACTCCCTTACTCTGGCAGATGACAGCACCCACAGTCTAGACTTTGTGTCTGAGCCCAGCCTGGATCTCCCAGACCACGGGCCGGGTGGTCTGCGTCCTCCCTACccgccctccccacccctcaacACCACTGATGCCTTCTCAGGTGCCTTGCGCTCCCTGAGTCTCAAGGCTGCCAGTCGGAGGGGTGGGGACCACATGACCTTACAGCCACTGCGCTCTGAAGGTGGGCCCCCTACACCTCACCGTAGTCTCTTTGCTCCTCATGCACTGCCCAATCGAAATGGCAGCCTGTCATATGACAGCCTACTTAACCCTGGCTCACCCAGTGGCCACGCATGCCCCACACACCCCTCTGTTGGTATAGCCAGCTACCATTCACCCTACCTGCACCCTGGGCCATCAGATCCACCGCGGCCCCCACCCCGCAGCTTCAGCCCTGTGCTGGGTCCCCGGCCTAGGGAACCCTCTCCTGTGCGCTATGACAACCTGTCTCGGACCATCATGGCCTCTATCCAGGAGCGCAAGGACAGGGAAGAGCGTGAACGGCTGCTGCGCTCCCAGACTGACTCACTCTTTGGCGACTCTGGTGTCTATGATACACCCAGCTCCTACAGCCTGCAACAGGCCAGTGTGTTAACGGAAGGCCCCCGTGGCTCTGTCCTGCGTTACGGCTCCAGGGATGACCTCGTGGCCGGGCCTGGCTTTGGTGGTGCCCGCAATCCTGCCCTGCAGACGTCATTGTCCTCGCTGTCCAGCTCCATGAGTCGGGCACCTCGGACATCTTCCTCCTCCCTGCAGGCTGACCAGGCCAACAACAATGCCCCAGGACCCCGGCCTGGCAGTGGTTCACATAGGTCACCTGCCCGTCAGGGCCTGCCTTCCCCACCAGGCACCCCCCGATCGCCCTCCTACACGGGCTCCAAGGCCGTCGCCTTCATCCACACAGACCTCCCGGACCGGCAGCCCTCACTGGCTATGCAGAG GGGGCGCATTGGCAGCTGTAGCCGTGGATGGGGGTGGCGTGGTACGCCTAGGGGGACTCCTGGCCTCCACCTATGCCACCTTGGCCACCCTGAGGATCACCCGCCGCTGCGGGCCCCCTGGAGCGTGGCTGCTGGGGCAGCCCCCCGTGGGACCATTTGTCGGCTACATTCTGCTGCATCCAGCCTTTTCCCCAGCCTCTCAGGTCCCTAA